A section of the Amycolatopsis sp. AA4 genome encodes:
- a CDS encoding S10 family peptidase produces the protein MADTTADETAEKTKDEETKAAEPVDDLVTTQHTLTVKRRKLAYTAQTGRIVLRQEVKKDGKSEGYQAKAEVFLTAYTLDDADPGTRPVTFAFNGGPGSSSIWLHMGLLGPRRVLSGDVNDPVPPPYGLEDNPESLLAHSDLVFIDPVQTGYSRVTEGGESQPYTGFQGDVESVAEIIRLWVSRNQRWLSPKFLAGESYGTLRAAALAGHLQERYGLYLNGLMLISSVLDLGTLRFHEGNDLPYSLFLPTYAAIAHYHGRHGDRPLDDVLADAEDFASKELPWALSRGARLSTQDRTEAVQTLASLTGLSESYVDRVNLRIEHIRFFTELLRDQGKTVGRMDGRFTTWEPDGGVEHMSDDPSVSRIIGAYSAGFNHYVRAELGYENDLPYEILSTEVFKAWSYKEFEGRSVSVVDTLSAAMRANPHLQVHVAFGHYDGATAYFASEYVLSQLKIPEELRENIDTAYYPAGHMMYVHEPSRVQQSKDLGKFVKKASNR, from the coding sequence ATGGCCGACACCACCGCGGACGAGACCGCCGAGAAGACCAAGGACGAGGAGACGAAGGCGGCGGAGCCCGTCGACGACCTCGTCACGACGCAGCACACGCTCACCGTCAAGCGGCGCAAGCTCGCCTACACCGCCCAGACCGGCCGGATCGTGCTCCGCCAAGAGGTCAAGAAGGACGGCAAGTCCGAGGGCTACCAGGCCAAGGCCGAGGTTTTCCTCACCGCCTACACCCTGGACGACGCCGACCCCGGCACGCGACCGGTCACCTTCGCCTTCAACGGCGGCCCCGGTTCCTCCAGCATCTGGCTCCACATGGGCCTGCTCGGACCGCGCCGGGTGCTGTCCGGCGACGTCAACGACCCGGTGCCGCCGCCGTACGGGCTCGAGGACAACCCGGAAAGCCTGCTCGCGCACAGCGACCTGGTGTTCATCGACCCGGTCCAGACCGGTTACTCGCGGGTGACCGAAGGCGGCGAATCCCAGCCGTACACCGGTTTCCAGGGCGACGTCGAATCGGTCGCGGAGATCATCCGGCTGTGGGTTTCGCGCAACCAGCGCTGGCTGTCGCCGAAGTTCCTGGCCGGCGAGTCGTACGGCACGCTGCGCGCGGCCGCGCTGGCCGGGCACCTGCAGGAGCGCTACGGCCTGTACCTCAACGGCTTGATGCTCATCTCGTCCGTGCTGGACCTCGGCACGCTGCGTTTCCACGAGGGCAACGACCTGCCGTACTCGCTGTTCCTGCCCACGTACGCGGCGATCGCGCACTACCACGGCCGCCACGGCGACCGTCCGCTCGACGACGTGCTCGCCGACGCCGAGGACTTCGCCTCGAAGGAACTGCCGTGGGCGCTTTCCCGCGGCGCGCGGCTGTCCACTCAGGACCGCACCGAGGCGGTGCAGACGCTGGCGTCGCTCACCGGGCTCAGCGAGTCCTATGTGGACCGGGTGAACCTGCGGATCGAGCACATCCGGTTCTTCACCGAGCTGTTGCGCGACCAGGGCAAGACCGTCGGCCGGATGGACGGCCGGTTCACCACCTGGGAGCCGGACGGCGGCGTCGAGCACATGAGCGACGACCCCTCGGTGTCGCGGATCATCGGCGCTTACTCGGCCGGGTTCAACCACTACGTGCGCGCCGAGCTCGGCTACGAGAACGACCTGCCGTACGAGATCCTCTCCACTGAGGTGTTCAAGGCCTGGTCCTACAAGGAGTTCGAGGGCCGTTCGGTGTCCGTTGTGGACACGCTGAGCGCGGCGATGCGGGCCAACCCGCACCTGCAGGTCCACGTTGCCTTCGGACACTACGACGGCGCGACAGCGTACTTCGCGTCCGAGTATGTGCTCTCGCAGCTGAAGATTCCGGAGGAGCTGCGGGAGAACATCGACACGGCTTACTACCCGGCCGGGCACATGATGTACGTGCACGAACCGTCGCGGGTGCAGCAGTCGAAGGACCTGGGCAAGTTCGTGAAGAAGGCGTCCAACCGCTGA
- a CDS encoding DNA-binding response regulator, which produces MTTVVLADDEVLLRKAMAALLPMEDEITVLAEAEDGEEAVRATVEHRPDVLVIDLEMPTVDGLDAVARIRRERPEQVILMLTRHARPGVLRKALKLGVQGFVSKSAEPAHIAAVIRTLDEGKRWIDPDVSALAVVDDCPLTVREIDVLRATREGYSVADIATRLHLAAGTVRNYLSNAMQKTQTRTRHEAARYAREHDWL; this is translated from the coding sequence ATGACGACGGTGGTGCTTGCCGACGACGAAGTCTTGCTCCGTAAAGCGATGGCGGCGTTGTTGCCGATGGAAGACGAGATCACCGTGCTGGCCGAGGCGGAAGACGGCGAGGAGGCGGTGCGGGCCACCGTGGAGCATCGGCCGGACGTGCTGGTGATCGACCTGGAGATGCCCACTGTGGACGGACTGGACGCGGTCGCGCGGATCCGGCGGGAGCGGCCGGAGCAGGTGATCCTGATGCTGACCCGGCACGCGCGGCCGGGCGTGCTGCGCAAAGCGCTGAAGCTCGGGGTGCAGGGATTCGTCAGCAAATCCGCGGAACCGGCGCATATCGCCGCGGTGATCCGGACGCTGGACGAGGGCAAACGCTGGATCGACCCGGACGTCTCGGCGCTCGCGGTAGTGGACGACTGTCCGTTGACCGTGCGGGAAATCGACGTGCTGCGGGCGACTCGGGAGGGGTACTCGGTCGCGGATATCGCGACGCGGCTGCACTTGGCGGCGGGGACCGTGCGGAATTACCTGTCGAACGCGATGCAGAAAACGCAGACGCGGACGCGGCACGAGGCGGCGCGGTACGCCCGGGAGCACGACTGGTTGTGA
- a CDS encoding sensor histidine kinase — protein MTEIRPPRPRRMSWSGDAVQYRLRRLNLVTVMPPLLVVGVLLIIVSSRTWWHVGIQVAGLLAAIATAERWTAGDFVRTARPCLVLTAFVWLAGALGNSPMAFYGLSMVGSFLIPPLPRHRFAALVGFAVLTGAIGSATLLLHHDHLGPRVLSYVVTPAVGSVLSTLLMFASQKLYDLVAELEESRGKEAELAVVRERVRFASELHDIQGHTLHVVKLKVALAEKLLHRDLERAQEELREVHSLVGETILQTKELAYAQRRLNLSAELENAKNLFEAAGIHVRIDRLGPVGSGADELLGQVLRETTTNILRHAQARQVRITLTEAGISIVNDGAPEAEEPVLSGLSTLADRLADQGGELTVEQKDGRFVTAAAFPEKVPR, from the coding sequence ATGACCGAGATCCGTCCGCCGCGGCCCCGCCGGATGTCGTGGTCCGGCGACGCGGTCCAGTACCGGCTGCGGCGGCTCAACCTCGTCACGGTGATGCCGCCGCTGCTGGTGGTCGGAGTGCTGCTGATCATCGTCAGCAGCCGGACCTGGTGGCACGTCGGCATCCAGGTGGCCGGGCTGCTGGCCGCGATCGCCACCGCCGAACGCTGGACCGCGGGCGACTTCGTCCGCACCGCGCGCCCGTGCCTGGTGCTCACCGCGTTCGTCTGGCTCGCCGGCGCGCTGGGCAACAGCCCCATGGCGTTCTACGGGCTGAGCATGGTCGGATCGTTCCTCATTCCGCCGCTGCCACGGCACCGGTTCGCCGCGCTGGTCGGCTTCGCCGTGCTGACCGGCGCGATCGGCTCCGCCACCCTGCTGCTGCACCACGACCATCTCGGCCCGCGAGTGCTGTCCTACGTGGTGACCCCGGCGGTCGGCTCGGTGCTGTCGACCCTGCTGATGTTCGCCAGCCAGAAGCTCTACGACCTCGTCGCGGAACTGGAAGAGTCCAGGGGGAAGGAAGCCGAACTGGCGGTGGTCCGGGAGCGCGTCCGGTTCGCCAGCGAGCTGCACGACATCCAGGGGCACACGTTGCACGTGGTCAAGCTGAAAGTCGCGCTCGCCGAGAAGCTGCTGCACCGGGATCTCGAACGGGCGCAAGAGGAATTGCGCGAGGTGCATTCCCTGGTCGGCGAAACCATCTTGCAGACCAAGGAACTCGCGTACGCGCAGCGACGGCTCAATCTGTCCGCGGAGCTGGAGAACGCGAAGAACCTCTTCGAAGCGGCGGGAATTCACGTGCGGATCGATCGGCTCGGACCGGTCGGCTCGGGGGCGGACGAGTTGCTCGGGCAAGTGCTGCGCGAGACGACCACGAACATCCTCCGGCACGCGCAGGCCCGGCAGGTGCGGATCACGTTGACCGAAGCGGGGATCAGCATCGTCAACGACGGTGCTCCGGAGGCCGAGGAACCGGTGCTGAGTGGACTGTCCACATTGGCGGACCGGCTGGCGGATCAGGGCGGAGAGTTGACAGTGGAGCAGAAAGACGGCCGGTTCGTGACGGCCGCCGCCTTCCCGGAGAAGGTGCCGCGATGA
- a CDS encoding ABC transporter ATP-binding protein: protein MSTTPVIEVDRLNLTYGDFPAVRDLSFQVARGELYALLGTNGAGKTSTLETVEGHRKPSSGTVRVFGKDPRDRASVRPRMGIMLQESGFSPDLTVRESIRLIGSLTHRGDNVEQLLGIADLTRKAATRVSQLSGGEKRRLDFATAVYGTPDLVFLDEPTTGLDIQSRDALWTAVDRLREEGTTIVLTTHYLEEAQQRADRIGLMHQGTLNREGTVAELTRTLPATIRFGLPPHAPVPPLQATREEDGRFLIETFGLQKDLHTLLGWAQDRAVELAELEAGPTRLDDVFRAISNT from the coding sequence ATGTCCACGACTCCAGTCATCGAAGTCGACCGGCTGAACCTCACCTACGGCGATTTCCCGGCCGTGCGCGATCTGTCGTTCCAGGTCGCGCGCGGCGAACTGTACGCGCTGCTCGGCACGAACGGCGCCGGGAAGACCTCGACCCTGGAGACCGTCGAGGGTCACCGGAAACCCAGCTCCGGCACCGTGCGCGTCTTCGGGAAAGACCCGCGCGACCGCGCTTCCGTGCGTCCCCGGATGGGGATCATGCTGCAGGAGAGCGGCTTCTCACCGGACCTGACCGTGCGCGAATCCATCCGGTTGATCGGCAGCCTGACCCACCGTGGCGACAACGTCGAACAGCTGCTCGGCATCGCCGACCTCACGCGCAAAGCCGCCACCCGGGTCTCGCAACTCTCCGGCGGCGAGAAGCGGCGGCTCGACTTCGCGACCGCCGTCTACGGGACGCCGGACCTGGTCTTTCTCGACGAGCCGACCACTGGTCTGGACATCCAGTCGCGCGACGCGCTGTGGACCGCGGTGGACCGGCTCCGCGAGGAGGGCACCACCATCGTCCTGACCACGCATTACCTCGAGGAAGCACAGCAGCGCGCCGATCGCATCGGGCTCATGCACCAGGGCACTCTCAACCGCGAAGGCACCGTCGCCGAGCTGACCCGGACGCTGCCCGCGACCATCCGCTTTGGACTTCCGCCGCACGCGCCGGTACCGCCGCTGCAAGCGACTCGCGAGGAGGACGGCCGCTTCCTCATCGAGACCTTCGGCCTGCAGAAAGACCTGCACACCTTGCTCGGCTGGGCTCAGGACCGCGCGGTGGAGCTCGCCGAACTGGAAGCCGGACCGACCCGGCTCGACGACGTCTTCCGCGCCATCAGCAACACGTAG
- a CDS encoding ABC transporter permease, which yields MLSIARGELIQLFRNRLVLVTSLILPVAFSAFFISRHETFAKLGSLGYIAALTLFFITAIGLYTTTVTTLAARRQNLFLKRLRSTAASDSGILVGLLLPVTAITTIQVGAILAVLGAVTAPPKNPLLLVVAVAGTIAMMVALGLATAGLTNSPEHAQVTTLPITLAVLAVASWIGITGTEQLSLLKRLLPGGAATELVLNSWNGGTSTADSLVLLGPIAAWLILSVTLARRLFRWEPRR from the coding sequence ATGCTGTCGATCGCCCGTGGCGAACTGATCCAGCTCTTCCGAAATCGACTGGTCTTGGTCACGTCACTGATCCTGCCCGTCGCGTTCAGCGCTTTCTTCATTTCCCGGCACGAAACCTTCGCCAAACTCGGCAGCCTCGGCTATATCGCGGCGCTGACGCTTTTCTTCATCACGGCGATCGGTTTGTACACCACCACCGTCACCACTCTCGCCGCACGACGGCAGAACCTTTTCCTCAAACGCCTCCGCTCTACGGCGGCGAGCGACTCCGGCATTCTCGTCGGCCTGCTCCTGCCGGTCACCGCGATCACCACGATCCAGGTCGGGGCCATCCTCGCCGTACTCGGCGCGGTCACCGCCCCGCCGAAGAACCCGCTGCTGCTGGTCGTCGCGGTGGCCGGCACCATCGCCATGATGGTCGCACTCGGCCTGGCCACGGCCGGCCTCACGAACTCCCCGGAGCACGCGCAGGTCACCACGCTGCCGATCACGCTCGCGGTCCTCGCGGTGGCAAGTTGGATCGGAATCACCGGAACCGAACAGCTGTCCCTGCTGAAACGACTTCTGCCCGGCGGCGCGGCCACCGAACTCGTATTGAATTCCTGGAATGGCGGTACTTCGACCGCCGACTCGCTGGTCCTGCTCGGTCCGATCGCGGCGTGGCTGATTCTCAGCGTTACGCTGGCGAGGCGGCTATTCCGCTGGGAACCGCGCCGCTGA
- a CDS encoding alpha/beta hydrolase, whose translation MNWGACPADVASPALQCASLEVPLDYRHPDGKKISVAISRLPSAEPAKRRGVLLFNPGGPGGPGLAFPLTWANLGAPASLLAEYDLIGFDPRGVGHSTPVSCDLSPEQLVIVPKYAHKREEVVQASATAKQIARKCADSASAPILPYLTTANTARDMDQIRAALGEAKISYFGLSYGTYLGGVYATLFPDRTDRVVLDSVVGPTGVDVTTARRFGEGMQDRFPDFAKWAAVRNSIYGLGTTPAEVTANFFKLADKLDQHPVGGIDGSLFRLGTHGLTYQTLSFPKLAQTWQALLHDQASPADSLRLPAAGPEQSQRGTMISVLCGDNAWPRSISTYQRNVAHDRVKYPMLGGATANVWPCAHWASQPLEPPVQFSDQGPANLLLVQNLRDPATPLSGALDTREAFGDRARMVTVDQGGHGVGLPYLNSCGFAAVTDYLVHGTRPDTDKFCGAEANVTRSLTPQQKQAADKITDLLRQY comes from the coding sequence GTGAACTGGGGTGCGTGCCCAGCCGACGTCGCTTCCCCGGCGCTGCAGTGCGCGTCGCTCGAAGTGCCGCTGGACTACCGGCATCCGGACGGGAAGAAGATCAGCGTCGCCATCTCCCGGCTGCCCAGCGCCGAACCCGCCAAACGGCGCGGCGTGCTGCTGTTCAACCCGGGCGGACCCGGCGGTCCCGGGCTGGCCTTCCCGCTGACTTGGGCGAACCTCGGGGCGCCGGCCAGCTTGCTCGCCGAGTACGACCTGATCGGCTTCGACCCGCGCGGGGTCGGCCACAGTACCCCGGTGAGCTGCGACCTGAGTCCCGAGCAACTGGTCATCGTGCCCAAGTACGCGCACAAACGCGAAGAAGTCGTCCAGGCCTCGGCGACCGCGAAGCAGATCGCGCGGAAATGCGCCGATTCGGCTTCCGCGCCGATCCTGCCGTACCTCACCACGGCGAACACCGCGCGCGACATGGACCAGATCCGGGCCGCGCTCGGCGAGGCAAAGATCTCCTACTTCGGCCTCTCATATGGCACGTACCTCGGCGGCGTGTACGCCACGCTGTTCCCAGACCGGACCGACCGCGTCGTCCTCGACAGCGTCGTCGGACCGACCGGGGTCGACGTCACCACGGCACGGCGCTTCGGCGAGGGGATGCAGGACCGCTTCCCCGACTTCGCGAAATGGGCCGCGGTACGCAACTCGATCTACGGTCTCGGCACCACTCCCGCCGAGGTCACCGCGAACTTCTTCAAACTCGCGGACAAGCTTGACCAGCACCCGGTCGGGGGCATCGACGGCTCGCTCTTCCGGCTGGGAACGCATGGCCTGACCTACCAGACGCTGAGCTTCCCCAAGCTGGCGCAGACGTGGCAAGCCCTTCTCCACGACCAGGCTTCCCCGGCGGACTCGCTGCGGCTGCCCGCCGCCGGTCCGGAACAGAGCCAGCGCGGCACCATGATCTCGGTGCTGTGCGGGGACAACGCCTGGCCGCGGTCGATCTCGACCTATCAGCGCAATGTCGCGCACGACCGGGTCAAGTATCCGATGCTCGGCGGCGCGACCGCGAACGTCTGGCCGTGCGCGCACTGGGCGAGCCAGCCGCTCGAACCGCCAGTGCAGTTCAGCGACCAGGGACCGGCGAACCTGTTGCTGGTCCAGAACCTGCGCGATCCGGCGACCCCGCTGTCCGGCGCGCTCGACACGCGCGAGGCGTTCGGCGACCGCGCCCGGATGGTCACGGTCGACCAGGGCGGGCACGGTGTCGGACTCCCGTACCTGAACAGCTGCGGATTCGCCGCTGTCACGGACTATCTGGTGCACGGAACCCGGCCGGACACCGACAAATTCTGCGGTGCCGAAGCGAATGTCACGCGATCGCTTACTCCACAGCAAAAGCAGGCCGCCGACAAGATCACGGATCTGCTGCGGCAGTACTGA
- a CDS encoding alpha/beta hydrolase has protein sequence MNWGKCPADVASPALQCASLEVPLDYRNPNGKKIKVEISRLPSSDPAKRRGVLLFNPGGPGGPGLAFPSQLTQLGLPASLLAEYDLIGFDPRGVDHSTPVSCNLTPEQLTIAPKYAHNPAEVVESAAESKQVSQKCADSASAPLLPYLTTANTARDMDQIRAALGEAKISYFGLSYGTYLGGVYASLFPDRTDRVVLDSVLGPDGYDITAARRFGEGMQDRFPDFAKWAAARNPCYGLGATPAEVTANFFKLADQLDQHPLGGLDGSLFRLVTHSFTYQTTAFPRLAQLWQTLLAGQTPPPDALPGTEGPVQSEVGTMLSVVCGDHAWPRQISTYQRNVAHDRAAYPMLGGATRNIWPCAFWPYPPKESAVQFSDQGPSNLLLVQNMRDPATPLSGAFDTREAFGGRARMVTVDQGGHGVGLPYLNSCGFNAVIDYLAHGVRPATDKFCAAEANSTRTLTPQQQQAADKITDLLRRH, from the coding sequence GTGAACTGGGGCAAGTGCCCGGCCGACGTCGCTTCCCCGGCGCTGCAGTGCGCGTCGCTGGAAGTGCCGTTGGATTACCGGAATCCGAACGGCAAGAAGATCAAGGTCGAAATCTCCCGGCTGCCCAGCAGCGATCCGGCGAAACGGCGCGGAGTACTGCTGTTCAACCCGGGCGGACCCGGCGGCCCCGGCCTCGCCTTCCCGTCGCAGCTGACCCAGCTCGGCCTCCCGGCGAGTCTGCTGGCCGAGTACGACTTGATCGGCTTCGACCCGCGCGGCGTCGACCACAGCACTCCGGTGAGCTGCAATCTCACACCGGAGCAGCTGACGATCGCGCCGAAGTATGCGCACAATCCGGCCGAAGTCGTGGAATCCGCAGCGGAGAGCAAGCAGGTCTCGCAGAAATGCGCCGATTCGGCTTCCGCGCCGCTCCTGCCGTACCTCACCACCGCGAACACCGCGCGCGACATGGACCAGATCCGCGCCGCACTCGGCGAGGCAAAGATCTCCTACTTCGGCCTCTCATATGGCACCTACCTCGGCGGCGTGTACGCCTCGCTGTTCCCAGACCGGACCGACCGCGTCGTCCTAGACAGCGTGCTCGGGCCGGATGGCTACGACATCACCGCAGCCCGGCGTTTCGGCGAAGGAATGCAAGACCGCTTCCCGGACTTCGCAAAATGGGCCGCGGCACGCAATCCATGTTACGGCCTCGGCGCGACTCCCGCGGAAGTCACCGCGAACTTCTTCAAACTCGCGGACCAACTCGACCAGCACCCGCTCGGCGGACTCGACGGTTCCCTTTTCCGCTTGGTGACCCACAGCTTCACCTACCAGACCACGGCATTCCCGCGGCTGGCGCAGCTGTGGCAAACCCTCCTCGCCGGGCAGACTCCCCCGCCTGACGCGTTGCCGGGCACAGAAGGTCCGGTGCAGAGCGAGGTCGGCACGATGCTTTCGGTAGTGTGCGGGGACCACGCGTGGCCCCGGCAGATTTCGACCTATCAGCGGAACGTCGCGCACGACCGGGCCGCCTATCCGATGCTCGGCGGCGCGACCAGGAACATCTGGCCGTGCGCATTCTGGCCTTACCCGCCGAAGGAATCGGCAGTCCAGTTCAGCGACCAGGGACCGTCGAACCTGTTGCTGGTCCAGAATATGCGCGACCCGGCGACCCCGCTGTCCGGCGCGTTCGACACGCGCGAAGCGTTCGGTGGCCGAGCACGAATGGTCACTGTGGACCAAGGCGGCCACGGCGTCGGTCTCCCCTATCTGAACAGCTGCGGCTTCAACGCCGTCATCGATTATCTCGCGCACGGCGTCCGTCCGGCGACCGACAAATTCTGCGCCGCCGAAGCGAACTCGACCCGAACGCTCACCCCGCAACAACAACAAGCCGCCGACAAGATCACCGACCTGCTGCGCCGACACTGA
- a CDS encoding S8 family serine peptidase — MKRPRLLAVALAVPLFGAVSGVAVGAASAQPAGPVTEFSVLARDGQSVAAAQQAVRDAGGTIVATNTAVGLITATAPASGFAERVSANRAVFGAAKAKAIGSAPKAGKKEKPDAVEKEGRGSVSRKAAANKAVGTDPLDDQLWGLKSTRSDLARTKQAGDKRVKVGIIDTGVDGSHPDIAPNFDKADSRNFTKDIVADVNGTVVDGPCEYRGCVDPVDHDDNGHGTHVAGTIAAAANGFGVSGVAPNVTLVNVRAGQDSGYFFLQPTVDALTYSGDAGLDVVNMSFYVDPWLYNCRSNPADSAVEQAEQRTIIEATTRALNYAHGKGVTMVVALGNQHDELAAPHDDVTSPDYPANGTHPRKIDNSSCFSLPVEGPHTIGVGSFGPTQAKADYSNYGTEQISVSAPGGYFRDGYGTPWYRTVENEILSTYPRNVGVAEGNIDAAGNVTPAGVALGVQKATAPDGRVGYYQWLQGTSMAAPHATGVAALIISQYGKKTGHSVSMDPDAVQRVLEGTAAPIACPVPRTVDYLKEGRDASFTATCVGDASFNGFYGHGAVDAYSAVTRGSAFLR, encoded by the coding sequence GTGAAAAGACCAAGATTGCTCGCAGTGGCACTCGCGGTGCCATTGTTCGGTGCGGTGTCCGGCGTCGCCGTTGGAGCGGCGTCGGCCCAACCGGCTGGACCGGTAACGGAATTCAGCGTCCTGGCGCGGGACGGCCAGAGCGTCGCCGCCGCGCAGCAGGCCGTGCGCGACGCGGGCGGCACGATCGTCGCGACCAACACCGCCGTCGGGCTCATCACCGCCACCGCGCCCGCTTCCGGCTTCGCTGAGCGGGTTTCGGCCAACCGAGCGGTATTCGGTGCGGCGAAGGCGAAAGCGATCGGCAGCGCGCCGAAGGCGGGCAAGAAGGAGAAGCCGGACGCGGTCGAGAAGGAAGGCCGCGGCAGCGTGTCGCGCAAGGCAGCGGCGAACAAGGCGGTCGGCACCGACCCGCTGGACGACCAGCTCTGGGGCCTCAAATCGACCCGCTCCGACCTCGCGCGCACCAAACAGGCGGGCGACAAGCGGGTGAAGGTCGGCATCATCGACACCGGCGTCGACGGCAGTCACCCGGACATCGCGCCGAACTTCGACAAGGCCGATTCGCGCAACTTCACCAAGGACATCGTCGCGGACGTCAACGGCACCGTGGTGGACGGGCCGTGCGAATACCGCGGCTGCGTCGACCCGGTGGACCACGACGACAACGGCCACGGAACGCACGTCGCCGGCACGATCGCCGCGGCTGCCAACGGATTCGGCGTGTCCGGCGTGGCGCCGAACGTGACGCTGGTGAACGTCCGCGCGGGTCAGGATTCCGGATACTTCTTCCTGCAGCCGACGGTCGACGCGCTGACGTATTCCGGCGACGCGGGACTCGACGTCGTCAACATGAGCTTCTACGTGGACCCGTGGCTGTACAACTGCCGTTCGAACCCGGCGGATTCGGCCGTGGAGCAAGCGGAACAGCGCACGATCATCGAAGCGACCACGCGGGCGTTGAACTACGCGCACGGCAAGGGCGTGACGATGGTGGTCGCGCTCGGCAACCAGCACGACGAGCTGGCCGCGCCGCACGACGACGTCACGAGCCCGGACTATCCGGCGAACGGGACTCATCCGCGCAAGATCGACAATTCCTCGTGCTTCTCGCTGCCGGTCGAAGGTCCGCACACCATCGGGGTCGGCTCTTTCGGGCCGACGCAGGCGAAGGCGGATTACTCGAACTACGGGACCGAGCAGATCTCCGTTTCCGCGCCGGGCGGCTACTTCCGTGACGGTTACGGCACGCCGTGGTACCGGACGGTGGAGAACGAGATCCTGTCGACGTACCCGCGCAATGTCGGTGTGGCAGAAGGGAACATCGACGCGGCGGGCAATGTGACTCCGGCCGGCGTCGCGCTCGGCGTGCAGAAGGCGACGGCACCGGACGGCCGGGTCGGCTATTACCAGTGGCTGCAAGGGACGTCGATGGCCGCTCCACACGCGACCGGGGTCGCGGCGCTGATCATTTCCCAGTACGGCAAGAAGACCGGACATTCGGTTTCGATGGATCCGGATGCGGTGCAGCGGGTGCTGGAAGGCACGGCCGCGCCGATCGCGTGCCCGGTGCCGCGGACGGTCGATTACCTCAAGGAGGGCCGCGACGCTTCGTTCACGGCGACCTGCGTTGGTGACGCGTCGTTCAACGGGTTCTACGGACATGGTGCGGTGGACGCCTATTCCGCGGTGACGCGGGGTTCGGCGTTCCTGCGCTGA
- a CDS encoding ABC transporter ATP-binding protein has protein sequence MGEPILSVRELVKHFPVRAGVLFKKTIGQVKAVDGVSFDLQPGETLGVVGESGCGKSTLAQVLMRLEEPTSGSATFEGRDLFKARGAELRRMRREIQIVLQDPYTSLNPRMTVGDIVGEPFEIHTDVAPKGSRAKKVQELLEVVGLNPEHVNRYPHQFSGGQRQRIGIARALALRPKVIICDEPVSALDVSIQAQVMNLLGELQGEFGLSYVFIAHDLSVVRHLSTRVAVMYLGKIVEIGTEDEIYERPSHPYTQALLSAVPVADPAVRGQRQVIRLEGDVPSPIDPPSGCRFRTRCWKAADICATETPKLEPRTDGHLSACHFAEVKSVVP, from the coding sequence GTGGGTGAGCCGATTCTGAGCGTGCGCGAGCTGGTCAAGCATTTCCCGGTGCGCGCGGGCGTGTTGTTCAAGAAGACGATCGGGCAGGTCAAGGCCGTTGACGGCGTGTCCTTCGACCTGCAGCCGGGCGAAACCCTCGGCGTGGTCGGGGAATCCGGCTGCGGCAAGTCGACGCTCGCTCAGGTGCTGATGCGCCTGGAGGAGCCGACCAGCGGCAGTGCGACGTTCGAGGGGCGCGACCTGTTCAAGGCGCGCGGAGCGGAACTGCGGCGCATGCGCCGGGAAATCCAGATCGTGCTGCAGGATCCGTACACGTCGCTGAATCCGCGGATGACCGTCGGCGACATCGTCGGCGAGCCGTTCGAGATCCACACCGATGTCGCGCCGAAGGGTTCGCGGGCGAAGAAGGTGCAGGAGCTGCTGGAGGTGGTCGGGCTCAACCCCGAGCACGTGAACCGGTATCCGCACCAGTTCTCCGGCGGGCAGCGGCAGCGCATCGGGATCGCGCGGGCGCTGGCGTTGCGGCCCAAGGTGATCATCTGCGACGAGCCGGTGTCCGCTTTGGACGTTTCGATCCAGGCGCAGGTGATGAACCTGCTCGGGGAACTGCAGGGCGAGTTCGGACTGTCCTATGTGTTCATCGCGCACGACCTCTCGGTGGTGCGGCACCTGTCCACCCGGGTCGCGGTGATGTACCTCGGCAAGATCGTCGAAATCGGCACCGAGGACGAGATTTACGAGCGACCGTCCCATCCGTACACCCAGGCGTTGCTGTCGGCGGTGCCGGTCGCCGACCCGGCGGTGCGCGGGCAGCGGCAGGTGATCCGGCTGGAGGGTGACGTGCCGAGCCCGATCGATCCGCCGTCGGGTTGCCGTTTCCGGACGCGGTGCTGGAAAGCCGCCGACATTTGCGCGACGGAGACGCCGAAGCTCGAACCGCGGACCGACGGGCATCTGTCGGCTTGTCACTTCGCCGAGGTGAAGTCGGTGGTTCCGTAA